In the genome of Engraulis encrasicolus isolate BLACKSEA-1 chromosome 21, IST_EnEncr_1.0, whole genome shotgun sequence, the window GGAGATGCAGTCACTCATTGAACAATGTGTTCAGAGACCAGTGGCCTGAACAGGCATGTCTTGAGCTGCTCTTTGAAAGACATTAGTATGGAGGCCTTGTGTGTTACATTGTAcattactttgcattacattacatttagctgacacttgtatCCTAAGTGATTCGTTAAAAAAAGAagtcagtacagtgtgtgtgtgtgtgtgtgtgtgtgtgtgtgtgtgtgtgtgtgtgtgtgtgtgtgtgtgtgtgtgtgtgtgtgtgtgtgtgtgtgtgtgtgtgtgtgtgtgtgtgtgtgtgtgtgcgtgcgcactgctgtgagattcacagaaaaaatgcagtgagaTTTTTTACAGATTACTCTGGGGCTAAATACAAcatcaacatcagtggactaagtaacagacaggccagacagctagctaaatactgctcaatatcagctgttatagggagcatgtttatgtggaagagaagatgtttcctgtatccttaattatgcatttccataacaagatgtgtattttggtcaaaatagttgttggattattgatcatatttggttcctattgattattgtgtgtgtgtgtgtgtgtgtgtgtgtgtgtgtgtgtgtgtgtgtgtgtgtgtgtgtgtgtgtgtgtgtgtgtgtgtgtgtgcgtgtgtgtgcgtgtgtgtgtgtgtgtgtgtgtgtgtgtgtgtgtgtgtgtgtgtgtgtttgctagagGTTATTTAAAAGAGTGCAGATGGCTCCCATGGGTCTCTTTGGACCATCTGCATGCTGACACCCATAAATAGAAAGCCCTATAAGTGAAAGCACTTGGACAGTAACAGTCCTAGATTTCAATTAGCACACAGTAGTGTCATCCAATGAATATATGCTATTACtcgcaaacatacacgcacgcacacacgtacacgcacacacgtacacgtacacgcacactcacatgcatgcacacacacacgcacgcacgcacgcacacacacacgcgcatgcgcgcgcacacacacacacacacacactctcacatgcatgtgcacacacaaacacacacacacacacacacacacacacacacacacacacacacacacacacacacacacacacacacacacacacacacacacacacacacacacacacacacacacacacacacacacacacacaaaactaccgCAGCACCTCAACACTAACACGTTTTCTCTCCGTGAACAAGCAATTTCAATAATCTGATTCGGAGTACTGGTTCTGAATTAGGTGCTTTACTGGGACATATTTTTTTACTGTATATTTCTGCCACCTAGTGGCCAGTAGTGCAAATAGCATGTTCATGTTAGCGTTCAAGCTCTCTCTGTCAAACACTTACCCGTGCAAAGACaaatagacacccccccccccaccaccaacacacacacacactcacagcggagaattaatctctctctctctctctcacacacacacacacacacacacacacacacacacacacacacacacacacacacacacacacacacacacacacacacacacacacacacacacacacacacacacacacacacacacaaacacacacattactgaaCAGGGAATGACATATGGCAAACTGTAGAAACTGCATGCCACAGGCCTACTATATATATACTTTATTTGATACAACACATTACAGTATATGCATGTGAAAGTTTATACTGCTCATAGATGCCGATAGTGATACAAAaaagatgtttgtgtgtttgtatgtgtgtgcatgtgcgcttggtgtgtgtgtgtgtgtgtgtgtgtgtgtgtgtgtgtgtgtgtgtgtgtgtgtgtgtgtgtgtgtgtgtgtgtgtgtgtgtgtgtgtgtgtgtgtgtgtgtgtgtgtgtgtgcgtgcgtacgtgtgtacgtgcatgaaaTGGTGATTGACTATTGTTGTAGCCATTGACTGATTTTGTAGCCATGATCTGGAAATAGAAATGCACACAGGAAAATACATGTCTACAGGTGATCCGGAAATGGAAATACACACAGGAAACTACATGTATACAGGTAAGAACCAGTTTTATGGAGATTTCTGTGAATACGCAAAACATACATGTCATTAGGTCAACTGGACCCTGTCAAAAAGTAGTGgagaaaataacaattaaacaAGATAGGATAAAAGTGTTTATCCAAGTTTGTGCAGTAGAATATGTACTATGTTGGGCTTAGAAAATGCTGTTTATTAACACTCTGAATGCCACACAAGGAAAGTATACTGGCAGACAATACGAAATGCCTCTTTGCCTCAAAGTTCACTTTTCTTTTCTCGTTTCTTCCTGGTTTGCTCGTTCTTCTGCTGGTGAAAAACCTTTCCATCTGGCTGGCTTTTCCAGGCGATACGGCCAACTGGCTGGCCATTTTGCTGCAACTTTTGGCGAATCTGAGGAAGAGATTGAGAGGCTGAGGGTCAGATCATGGCCTATGAGATATGAGATGAGTGGATATCTTCTTAAAATATGAATCAGGCAATTCATGCTCACACTCAAAATGAGATCTTATAATGTCTTTGTTTTTCAAATCAGGGGTGCAGTTTTTGAAagtatagttgctaactacattagctaccttgttggttgcaatgcaatttcccattggcaactataagatgctaactggctaacaattacATTTTCGAGAAACACAGCCTTTCTTTGGACCACATTCTTTGGTGCTGCTGAGATAGGGAGAACagactgaaataaaaaaaataaatgctcTGGAACATCCAATGTAATATTTCTTAGAACTTTATTTCCAGTATGTATGTTGCCTATTCACAaatacaacatttttaaaatgaatATCATATCACCATCAGTGACATTAAGTATTCCTTGTGACTTGGAGATGTACACTTCATACATTAATAGGTGGATATTCTTCATGTAAatccgccatttttaattacGAGTCAAAGACATTTTGGCTTCAAACCCTTTGCTTATTTactgagtaaatattcatgaaaaagatacaaTTAACTGCAGACTGAACTACTCACCTGCTCTGCCAGAGCTGCTTGGATGGCTGGGTCCTCCATGTTGACAGGGGAGTCCATCTTTATAGCAATTCTCACCACCTGGGACCTTGGGGCTACAGAGGAAgggtgttatctctctctctctctctctctctctctctctctctctctctctctctctctctctctgtctctctctctctctctctctctctctctctctctctcacacacacacacccctaaataTTTTGTGGGGCCCTCCTTGACTTCCATTTATTTTCATCCTAGAAATAGCTAAAAGacatgctaaactgtgcccaaacaaaaacaatccctaaccttaacctattagtgaggaaatgtttttacactttcacttttaccagtaacaaaaaaactcaaaacatgttgggtccaggatttgggccccacttTGTTGGTGTGCAGTCAAAATGTcacatccattttatgcattctGCCAGACTCACCACCGTTACAGATGAAGGTCTTCTTTTCTGAGCACAAGCTGTCAACCCATCCACCGTCCTGGTAGTACGCACAGTTCTCCTTGCCTGTTGGAATGCTGGGACGCTCCGGTTGCCAAGCACGGAATGTGGCTGGGTTCTGATCTGACCACTCCCAGTAGCCTCTATAGAGACCAATCCATATCCTCCATCCAAGACTGAGCTGCGTCAATACTAAATAATCTGCCGAATTCCTGGCAATGGCCAGGTCGGTGTAATGGTGACGGCAGTAACTCTGTGCATCAGACCAGGATTTTAGCTCTGTGATGTAGACATACTTGTTGTCTTCCACAACATGTGCTTCTGATAAAGGGGAAAAGACATCCAAACAAAATAAGTCAAATACAAAGCATGTATGCTTATGAACTTAAGATTTTAGGTAtcctctacagcaggggtgtcaaactcaggcccgggggccaaatctagcccgcggagccattttgttcagcccgcgagatcatttcaaatgtgtattacacttGGCCCTTATACCGTACATCATTAATGTActgtatagcgtaacaagacttgaacatgacatttggtgtgtcacgggatgtgcagacacatctgaactataatatacagtatgatgggaaagagtgtgtgaaactatgagtatgaagtgcatatacgcacaattttagtcttaaaaaaaacccaaaatatccCGGCCCACGACTTCATTATAGAttgtgattttggccctcagtcaatttgagtttgacacccctgctctacagtaaatattagcctggctctcaccagaCCTGTGTAGTTCTGCACAGCTCCGCAAGCTCTACTCAGTGGTCTGGGAGAGCTGCACGTTGAATTAGTTTTGATGCCATGAGGGCAAGCACTTGCCTGTGCTTGTTGACAATAAATTCCTTCAAAACATTTCTCTGATCATCTTGTAAAGAATGAATATGTGGTAGAGTCTACAATGATGTTGATGCACGACTCCTCTACGCAAACTTACATTGTTATCTGAAATAACAATCACTTTGTAAAGTTCCAGGACGAAGCTTTCCAAATGTTGCTGTTGACCAGGCCTGTAATATATTGGGGTGATAACCACAAGGGGGCACTAGGGGTTAATTTACTTAGGGGTCAGAGAAGAAGTTTGACCCACTGTGAAGCGAATGACCAGTGTGCAAACTGCAACTCCCGGTTCCTAGCCTTATTTCTTCAAGTTATTACAAGGCCTGTGAGTGGAGCTGACCTTGGTGAAGCTGTGCAGAACTATAGTAATTTCACACCTGGTccttttcagccatttaagtgaactcagacctgtgcctcagcattttctgtgcatatgtgaacgcttcaaagtgtaccagaccccttggaagtccttttgctgtccgttcactttttggtccacttaaagaggactgagttcggttcacttaaaggggaccaggtgagAAAATGCTGCTGGACACAGACCTATTTGCTAGATACGAGCATTGATGCCCAACCCATGATGAATGAAAACAGTGAATGATCTACTGTATTAACACTGTGCAAAGATGATAATACTAATTACTTGTTTACAGGATCATCTAGGATTCTCATCGGGGTGTCGACCAGGGCGAAAATCAATGTAGTACCCCAACTGGCTGTACCCCAAATTTGACTGAAGTTTTGCATGGTAATGCACTTGGAAAATACCATGACTCACCATCATAGCACACAAATCTGCTACGGGCATTGCAAGGAAGGTCGCTAACTTCTCCCTGATACATTGTTGCACAAGACTCGCCATGTTGGTTGTTGggttctccctccctccagatTATGTAGCCGGTTTCCTCCAAACTCAGGCCATGAAGGGACCACTTCCAGCTGTTCACATCATCATACAACCCTATCCAAATGCTGCCACTGTAACCTAATTGTTGTACGTATTCTTTGAATCTTGTGTGGTCCTCTTGGCTTGTGATGGTGACCAGGTCACTCCGATATGTTTTCCTGCAGTAGTTTTGGGCCTCGGTCCAGCTGAGAATAGCTGACTCAAACTGATATTGAGCAGGCCCACAGTGGACAGAGGAGAACACACCTGTTGACGAACCACCCATGATGAGTGTGATATGgcaatgcgcacacacgcacacgcatgcaggcacgcacgcacgcacgcacgcacgcacgcacgcaggcacacacacacacacacacacacacacacacacacacacacacacacacacacacacacacacacacacacacacacacacacacacacacacacgtgtaacatATTCcttccaactagcagagtttggtgcCAGAACATTAGTAAACTTCCCTCCTGAATCCTCATAAAGATACGGCAGTGCTGAGTTAtaggtctggacctttagctcagcagtatcatgTGTCTACCATGCTGAACTGGAGGGGGAACTGGTAGATTGCAGGATTCAAGCACCATATCGCAAACTAGCGCAATATCATAGatattaaaggagcactcctgccaatttcaatatgctgttgtattgctcacactacccttgaatCGTAAcagaggcctactccaaatattttcccaaaagatatCGCTGTTtggtagttgtctgctgatgttgtcttTTTGGATGTTTATAGGAAaaaatttaaatattttttgaaatgcaaacaaacacctgcccccattacaatgtccAGGATCTCGGGAAAGGCTGGGAAAAAAACagtctcaggtactgacaagtccagggtagtgtgagcaatacaattgcatgttgaaattggctggagttatcatTTAACACTAAATTCCGCTTTGACCACTCCTTTGTATTTGAATGAATGCCTCAAGTCAGATCACTGCCATTTTTAGGCGGTATACTGCCCTACCATTTCAGAActcagtatcttgaaaatggtcgaaaatgagtttagactggaaatcggcttaaaaatacattatttttcttgtgttaaatttttttggtccaactttgtcctgtttcagatcaaaacgattatacggcgtttttttgtttttagaggTTACGTTGTACTAGCCAAGAAACATAGTATATCacgcaatatactgcacttctccattgaaaccGTGGTTTTGACAGttataccacaacagaacgcagtatattgatttttcagctaaaaagtaatgagaatgttgtttttttgtttttttcttgcgtgcataaatttccaccataaaaaagtattatatggaagtgtcatcaccactttacctccaacacagttgtgtggccagaaaggaaactttaaagccttttttctcagtttaccagtacggaattatactgcgttctgaaattgtagggcagtatactgctGCCAGCAATCAGTGACAATGCGATACACCCATTATCCTTTAGTGTCACGCGAacgtttttcattcgaggggccacttccaaTTCATCTGAGGCccctaaaagtcctccaagggctgtactatgaacacaaaccaggatttccacctgcactttaggcctatattgaaggcagccacctctaAAACAGACCaaaccttctctaggtccctgaatataacttaattgtgttgAAAATGAATTTTTTTTAAGATTCCATCAcacaatatgtcatattttatgtgaagctgcaaaGCATTAAAATTACAtacataaaacggcctcaagggccaccagcggccctcgagacataggttccccatccctgctttAGGTGGTGGTCACATCTATGAAAAATATCAATATACCAGGGTTAGACCCCGCCAAAAGTCTGAGCCTCTAATTGCTC includes:
- the LOC134436887 gene encoding C-type lectin domain family 17, member A-like, producing the protein MYQGEVSDLPCNARSRFVCYDEAHVVEDNKYVYITELKSWSDAQSYCRHHYTDLAIARNSADYLVLTQLSLGWRIWIGLYRGYWEWSDQNPATFRAWQPERPSIPTGKENCAYYQDGGWVDSLCSEKKTFICNGAPRSQVVRIAIKMDSPVNMEDPAIQAALAEQIRQKLQQNGQPVGRIAWKSQPDGKVFHQQKNEQTRKKREKKSEL